Proteins encoded together in one bacterium window:
- a CDS encoding DUF1015 family protein — MALIRPATMFLPRPELAARLACPPYDVVTTAEAQRLAQGNPLSFLRVVRAEIDLPEDTPLDDERVYRCARENFLSFIKAGWLYASAGPRLFLYRLQTAAHAQTGVVACCSVDEYDRGLICKHENTRPDKENDRVQHMLALAAHAEAVLIAYRGRAEIAALVAAECRAQPLLDFHADDGVQHTLWQARQPEALVQAFADVPRLYIADGHHRSAGASRVRSRLREHNAGHTGNEEYNFLPATLFPEDQLRILPYNRVLRGLSNWQPHEFLQQLRRDFLLTGSAAPSPLRKGEISLYVNGNWHGLTLKPATAAAPTAGLDVTRLQEQILAPYFGIHDQRTDARIDFVGGVRGVAALQQMVDSGAAQMAISMHATSLEELLAVSDAGALMPPKSTWFEPKLRSGLFVHPF, encoded by the coding sequence ATGGCTCTTATTCGTCCTGCGACGATGTTCCTGCCCCGGCCGGAGCTCGCGGCGCGGCTGGCGTGCCCACCTTATGATGTCGTCACGACTGCCGAGGCGCAGCGCCTGGCGCAGGGCAATCCCCTGAGTTTCCTGCGCGTGGTGCGCGCGGAAATCGATTTGCCGGAGGATACGCCGCTCGATGATGAGCGTGTCTATCGCTGCGCCCGCGAGAATTTCTTGAGTTTCATCAAAGCCGGTTGGCTGTATGCCAGCGCTGGCCCGCGTCTGTTCCTCTATCGCCTGCAAACGGCGGCGCACGCCCAAACCGGAGTGGTGGCGTGTTGCAGCGTGGACGAATATGACCGCGGTCTCATATGCAAACATGAAAACACCCGGCCGGACAAGGAGAATGACCGGGTGCAACACATGCTCGCGCTGGCGGCGCACGCGGAGGCCGTCCTGATCGCCTATCGCGGCCGCGCTGAAATCGCGGCGCTGGTGGCGGCCGAGTGCCGCGCACAACCGTTGCTGGATTTTCATGCGGATGACGGCGTGCAGCACACACTCTGGCAGGCGCGCCAGCCGGAGGCGCTGGTGCAGGCATTCGCAGACGTGCCGCGGCTCTACATCGCTGATGGCCATCACCGCTCGGCCGGCGCCAGCCGGGTCCGCAGCCGGTTGCGTGAACACAATGCCGGGCACACCGGCAACGAAGAATACAATTTCCTTCCCGCCACCCTGTTTCCCGAGGATCAGCTTCGCATCCTGCCCTACAATCGCGTGCTGCGCGGCTTGTCGAACTGGCAGCCGCACGAGTTTCTGCAGCAATTGCGCCGTGACTTTTTGTTAACCGGCAGCGCCGCGCCCTCGCCTTTGCGCAAAGGCGAGATCAGCTTGTATGTTAATGGCAACTGGCATGGGCTGACTCTCAAACCAGCCACCGCGGCCGCGCCCACCGCCGGACTTGACGTCACCCGGCTGCAGGAACAAATTCTCGCGCCCTATTTCGGCATTCACGATCAGCGCACGGACGCACGCATCGACTTCGTCGGCGGCGTGCGCGGTGTCGCGGCGCTGCAGCAGATGGTCGATTCCGGCGCGGCACAGATGGCCATCAGCATGCACGCCACCAGTCTCGAAGAATTGCTGGCGGTCTCCGACGCCGGCGCGCTGATGCCGCCGAAATCGACGTGGTTCGAGCCTAAGCTGCGCTCGGGGCTGTTCGTGCATCCGTTCTGA
- a CDS encoding DUF4038 domain-containing protein — MFRLLIAGAVAVLATAASLPGQDAVFNDDFSQPNLAGSKWVFGRHAGNLSAVENGALHLRSTGRTSGWIHTAQKFSLQNKIVQVKVVQPNGDGALGISPTANRAAATGFSEEPNSYRFYTYRASPNAPYKLYVRWSKNREAGGREVAEEVTLSGPCYLRLRLTAETIHFEYSFDGETWATAYAEIFALPNLKPADQYYVELAADYTEVNGEWVVDDFKIQPVGAAATVREQIVLDDPLQNRTQGTRTGGQFTGSGWKVTGPEDMIVYDLGRYIENGAFTVQLNNFKPAEQNAFERHHVLSMFRNPWGDHNIVENVETLWDLHTGFNYKPGVKMLSFTDNANEQSTIVWDDWELERTYHVTVIWQGRQLQYFRNGRLAATHTHAGLLQLRYLFLGRDCTVSGDFQTNFKGNQYPAMIGPVYSNLVVKEFLPEAGAAPLVLDEIVTQSLYANAARLRWSTNVPAVGYVEYGTTPAYDRQTPILGPPAISFTTTLAGLAPNQVYHYRLIALDASGNRAVSADQTFTTSTGGLFLFKPSADATVEASGIFGVTRELGNYGAVNLLAGSGWESYLRFEVTGVTGEIAAAVLRLHGRQAGRSGGNLHVLQQPWSEKEVTWLSKPAVTTPSIGRLPAVQAGQWHAFDLAGVINGNGTFDLALIGAGEKPVSFDSRESLNSQPELIVATAAATSGTAPVISNLSSTLLSPTSALVRWETAAPASAQIEFGLDLEYANKTAEENDFSRRHFITLSDLAPSKKYYLRACARDVQGRVRETKEFTLTTPPDSAGQVALYEVYDLYLTAASAGENPYRDGPEVTVTFTGVSGEAQGKTITVAGFWDGDRTFAARFAPTAAGKWAWLAKSSDAGLNGRQGQLYCRGTLPAAHVSSRGHVLPAATAPRTLAHSDGTPFFLVGDLQTSFRAPALASRQDFQRYVEMRAAQGFNFLHGMGYVSAVAIGKDNRLESAFDGDDWNRLNPTFWQNLDQRVALLNARGLVAGLPLWPLEMQTASPEQVTRFVRYLVNRYAACNVVWVTALTAEAEASTTGQAALAALLAANDPYHHPFVKLATESDLELPATAGKATQPQLRAVFDSAEARDDAGVHRAVWQTVMAGGFCVYQDRAAIDKLPAAADGAPSHVMARLRDFWTNDSHYEIRWWEFTRFAALGNGRWLAGNPGVEYVIYAENSGGFKVELPEASGQIQGQWFNTKTGLWSAVFSGAGGAAVALKPPAEECVAYISVKR, encoded by the coding sequence ATGTTCCGTTTGCTCATTGCAGGCGCCGTGGCCGTACTGGCAACGGCCGCGAGCCTCCCCGGCCAAGACGCCGTTTTCAACGATGATTTCAGTCAGCCGAACCTCGCCGGCTCAAAGTGGGTGTTCGGCCGGCATGCGGGCAATCTCTCCGCCGTCGAGAATGGTGCGTTGCATCTGCGCTCCACCGGTCGCACCAGCGGCTGGATTCACACCGCTCAAAAATTCTCCCTGCAAAACAAAATCGTTCAGGTAAAAGTCGTGCAACCCAACGGCGACGGCGCGCTCGGCATCTCGCCGACGGCGAATCGTGCAGCCGCCACCGGCTTCTCGGAAGAACCGAACAGCTATCGCTTCTACACCTACCGCGCTTCACCCAACGCGCCCTACAAACTCTATGTGCGTTGGAGCAAGAATCGCGAAGCAGGCGGCCGGGAGGTTGCGGAAGAAGTGACGCTCTCCGGGCCGTGCTATTTGCGGCTGCGCCTCACCGCCGAGACGATTCACTTCGAATACTCGTTTGACGGAGAAACGTGGGCCACCGCTTATGCCGAAATCTTTGCGCTGCCCAATCTCAAGCCCGCGGATCAATACTATGTCGAACTGGCGGCAGATTACACCGAAGTCAACGGCGAGTGGGTGGTCGATGATTTCAAGATACAACCCGTCGGCGCTGCCGCAACCGTGCGTGAGCAAATCGTGTTGGACGACCCTCTGCAAAACAGAACCCAGGGCACGCGCACCGGCGGGCAATTCACCGGCAGCGGCTGGAAAGTCACCGGCCCGGAAGACATGATTGTCTATGATCTCGGCAGATATATCGAAAACGGCGCGTTCACCGTTCAACTCAACAATTTCAAACCAGCCGAGCAAAACGCTTTCGAGCGCCATCACGTGCTGAGCATGTTCCGCAATCCCTGGGGTGATCACAACATCGTTGAAAATGTCGAAACGTTGTGGGATTTGCACACCGGCTTCAACTACAAGCCCGGCGTCAAAATGCTCTCCTTCACCGACAATGCCAATGAGCAGAGCACGATTGTGTGGGATGATTGGGAGCTGGAGCGAACCTACCACGTCACCGTGATCTGGCAGGGGCGGCAGTTGCAATATTTTCGCAACGGCCGGCTCGCGGCCACCCACACCCATGCCGGCCTGCTGCAATTGCGCTATCTCTTTCTCGGCCGCGATTGCACGGTGAGCGGTGATTTTCAAACCAATTTCAAAGGCAATCAATACCCGGCGATGATCGGGCCGGTTTATTCCAACCTGGTGGTGAAGGAGTTTTTGCCGGAGGCCGGCGCTGCACCGCTGGTGCTGGATGAGATCGTCACGCAAAGCCTCTACGCCAACGCCGCACGGCTGCGCTGGTCCACGAATGTGCCGGCCGTCGGTTATGTCGAGTATGGCACAACGCCGGCATATGACCGGCAAACGCCGATTCTCGGACCGCCGGCAATCTCTTTCACCACCACTTTGGCCGGACTCGCGCCCAATCAAGTTTATCATTACCGCCTCATTGCACTCGATGCATCGGGCAACCGTGCGGTATCGGCCGATCAGACCTTCACCACTTCCACGGGCGGCCTCTTTCTTTTCAAGCCGAGTGCGGATGCCACGGTGGAGGCCTCGGGCATTTTCGGTGTGACGCGCGAACTCGGCAACTATGGCGCGGTGAATCTGCTGGCTGGCAGTGGCTGGGAAAGTTACTTGCGCTTCGAGGTGACGGGCGTGACCGGTGAGATTGCGGCTGCCGTGCTGCGGCTGCACGGCCGGCAAGCGGGCCGGAGCGGCGGCAACTTGCACGTGCTGCAACAGCCGTGGAGTGAGAAAGAAGTCACCTGGCTGTCGAAGCCGGCGGTCACGACACCGTCGATCGGCCGCTTGCCTGCCGTGCAAGCCGGGCAATGGCACGCTTTCGATCTTGCTGGGGTGATCAACGGGAACGGCACGTTCGATCTGGCATTGATCGGCGCGGGAGAAAAGCCCGTGTCGTTCGATTCGCGTGAGTCCCTCAATTCCCAACCGGAGTTGATCGTGGCGACTGCCGCGGCCACTTCCGGCACTGCGCCGGTGATCAGCAACCTCAGCAGCACACTGCTCTCACCCACTTCGGCGCTCGTCCGTTGGGAGACGGCCGCGCCGGCCAGCGCGCAGATCGAGTTCGGTTTGGATTTGGAGTACGCCAACAAAACCGCCGAAGAGAACGACTTCAGCCGCCGGCACTTCATCACACTCAGCGATTTGGCCCCATCGAAAAAATACTATTTACGCGCCTGCGCGCGTGACGTGCAGGGCCGGGTGAGAGAGACCAAAGAATTCACGCTGACCACGCCACCGGACAGCGCCGGCCAGGTTGCGTTGTATGAGGTGTACGATCTCTATCTCACCGCGGCAAGCGCCGGCGAAAATCCCTATCGCGACGGTCCGGAAGTAACGGTCACTTTCACCGGTGTTTCTGGAGAAGCGCAGGGCAAGACGATCACGGTCGCAGGCTTTTGGGACGGCGATCGCACTTTTGCCGCGCGTTTCGCGCCGACCGCGGCCGGGAAATGGGCGTGGCTTGCGAAGTCGAGTGACGCCGGCCTCAACGGCAGGCAGGGGCAGTTGTATTGCCGCGGCACGCTCCCGGCCGCGCATGTTTCCAGTCGCGGCCATGTGCTGCCGGCGGCCACTGCGCCGCGCACGCTGGCGCACAGTGACGGCACGCCCTTCTTTTTGGTGGGTGATCTGCAAACCTCGTTTCGCGCGCCCGCCCTGGCAAGCCGGCAGGACTTTCAGAGGTATGTTGAAATGCGCGCGGCCCAGGGCTTCAATTTCTTGCACGGCATGGGTTATGTGTCTGCGGTTGCGATCGGCAAAGATAATCGTCTCGAGTCCGCTTTTGATGGAGATGACTGGAATCGCCTGAATCCCACTTTCTGGCAGAACCTCGATCAACGTGTGGCGTTGTTGAATGCGCGCGGCCTGGTGGCGGGACTGCCGTTGTGGCCGCTGGAAATGCAAACCGCCTCGCCCGAACAGGTGACGCGTTTCGTGCGCTATCTGGTGAATCGCTACGCCGCCTGCAATGTCGTCTGGGTGACGGCGCTCACCGCCGAGGCGGAGGCCTCCACCACCGGCCAGGCAGCCCTGGCAGCGCTGCTGGCAGCCAATGATCCTTACCATCATCCTTTTGTGAAATTGGCAACGGAATCCGATCTGGAGTTGCCGGCGACAGCGGGCAAGGCCACGCAGCCGCAGTTGCGGGCGGTGTTCGACAGCGCGGAAGCGCGCGATGATGCCGGCGTGCACCGCGCCGTGTGGCAGACGGTGATGGCAGGCGGATTTTGTGTCTATCAGGATCGCGCGGCGATTGACAAGCTGCCGGCGGCCGCTGACGGCGCGCCCAGCCACGTGATGGCGAGGTTGCGTGATTTCTGGACCAACGACAGTCACTACGAAATTCGCTGGTGGGAATTCACGCGGTTTGCCGCGCTTGGCAATGGCCGCTGGCTCGCCGGCAATCCCGGCGTCGAGTATGTGATCTATGCTGAGAACAGCGGCGGTTTCAAAGTTGAACTCCCCGAGGCCAGCGGCCAAATTCAAGGCCAGTGGTTCAACACCAAAACCGGTTTGTGGAGCGCGGTTTTCTCCGGCGCCGGCGGCGCAGCGGTGGCTTTGAAACCGCCGGCAGAGGAGTGTGTGGCGTACATCTCGGTGAAGAGGTAG